Part of the Paenibacillus kyungheensis genome, TAGCAAAGTATAGGCAGAGATCGTTTGTAGATGATGGACTACCTTTTCCAATTGTTCTATAGAATCTTCACCACAAGCCACTTTAATATATTGATGACTATGTACGGCTCTATAAATATCCTTGTGATCTGTAGGTTCGACCTGTACCAGATGAATATGAGAATCGGCTGTATGTCCACTGCCTACGATAGCATAATGACCATCAATGAGAAGAGCTTTATCATGATGATATTGTAAATGTTTTTCATGCGGAACGACCCAGATTGGCTTCATATGTAGATGTCCTCCAGTACACTAATATGTAATATCATCAGTATACTGGCTAGAACAACATACGGTAATAGGTTAAAACGTATCAATTGTATGATATGTATACGTATCACACGTTTCTTTGCAAATGCACATCTAATTCTGATTCTTCGTCTGTAACATAAGATATATAATTTACTGACCCGCTAAAGTCTAAATACGCTTGATAACGAAAACGAATAGACGGTAATGTTATCCAATCGAGAACCGATTCTTTTGGAATCCATTTACAATCACTGGTCTCGTCAGAAGTTGTTAATGTTCCTCCTTCACATTTACATACAAAATCAAACATTACTTTTGTTGGTACATCTGTTATGCCATCATGCCATTTAGGTATTCCCGTATTTGAAATAATGCTTATAAGCTGAACTACGGTTGCATCGATTCCACTTTCTTCTTTGATCTCACGTATTACTCCATCAATCAAATTCTCTCCAACTTCGGTGATTCCACCAGGATATACCCAACCATCGTGTTGTGTCTTAACTAACAAAATATTACCCTGACCATCTTCTACTATTCCACCTGCAGATACAATATGTGTCGGGAAATTCATTATGTAACCTCCTATTATTGATATACCTGTTCTGTATTGGTTTTTTCTTTGCTTATTTGCAAACGCTCTATTTATATTACTCATCTCATCTTAAATTTTTCAACCATCGATGTTCTTATAAAAACTATTCTTACAACCCAGATACTACATATTCTTTTTCCTCTACCATTTAATAGAGAAATCATGATAAATATTAGATAAAATGTATCCATCGTTTTCTTCGGCATAAATATAGCTATAGTAAGCAAAAATGAAAATAT contains:
- a CDS encoding NUDIX hydrolase, encoding MNFPTHIVSAGGIVEDGQGNILLVKTQHDGWVYPGGITEVGENLIDGVIREIKEESGIDATVVQLISIISNTGIPKWHDGITDVPTKVMFDFVCKCEGGTLTTSDETSDCKWIPKESVLDWITLPSIRFRYQAYLDFSGSVNYISYVTDEESELDVHLQRNV